CGCTCACAATGAGCCCTACGTGCTGGACCTGATCGGACAGAACTACGGACTGGGAATTGTTGTCACTGAGAATAGAGATAACTTCAAATACGTGCGACGCAACTCCTTAGGAGCAGAGGtatgaaaattaatatagaTACTTTTTTccctatacctacctactgtttTTATCTCGTCTCTACGAAATAATACACCCCATGGCTtgtttccttcaacgtatggtTACATGGGTGCTAAATCTCCTCAGTCATGTCAAATACCtacaacaatttgttttaatattactaattaccgaattatttacaaaacttaaaaaccAGATTTCCGCAACCCGTACGCAATCAATTCgagtaaagttcgttcaccTGGCTCCCGAGTCATATGATATtcgaatcaatgaaactaaaGAGAGAAAGATCAAAGAATGCTACTACAATAAAGCCTCTCTTTCCTAGCGCCTCTGCTATTGGGCGGGCGGCGCACGCGGCGTGGCACAGCACTGTTTAATGAACAGTGCCAACAGTGCCTCGCGAACCTGGCCTTGACACGCTTACCGGGGCTGGGTGCATTCCACgcgcaaaaaaaaaacttaaatttgaGTTAACCTTACGCAAAAAGGACGCTTAtttaattcagtagtttttgttttagttttgagtgtaattaaatagagaatgttttatgtaataacGGCATTTCCATGATAAGTTCTAAGTGTTAATAATTGTTCATCATTATTAGGCAGTGagtgtttgtattgttttctcGGTGTAGGTAAGTAAAGAAAGTAAGTTTTTGGGATTCGGCGGGAGATTTGTTACTCACAAAGGGTGCGGGTTAATATGCGACTCCGATGAGAACTGTGAAGGACTTAGACTATCCGTCGAGATGGCGATCACATTTATCACGTCAAAATTTAAGCATTGTCCATTGTTTTTCCGCCATATAAATGCCCGAAGTGATTCGTAAATGCAACAAAACCTAATTTTAATGATAGGTAAAGCATTCACCGCACGAAATATCAGTGTCGTGGGTGTCGTCACAGGATCGAGACTCGCCGGCGCCAAACTCGCGAGTTTGCCGCGCTTCGTTGCTGCTGTTGTATCAGTGTCCGCGTAAGTAATAACTTGTAGTCGTAGCGTGGGGTCACGTATGCattaatatttgtacaataCAAAGGCTactgttttgattttatatatttttcccgTTTGTCACACGACTATTGACCTCTAGCCCTtcccatacgttgaaggaaacaAGCCATGGTACCGGCAAGATTCCTTCGatcaaagaatattttgatgaatttttcgATTAAAGaacttagaataaaaaataataacaaaatattgttcataaatCTGCTGCCTTTTTTACTTGATAGAATTCGTAACACAATGATTTTTCACTGTTAAAAATCCTCATCTCCGTCGTACAGATGCTTGTCTTCGAGGGTTCGGAGTACCCCCTGCTGCAAGGCGGAGATGTTCGTCTGTACCCGCTGCCGCGGAACTACTCCATGTTCGTGAACGTGCGCGCTGTCACGCAGCAGTACAACCCTGATGTGCTCACCTTTAGCGAGGAGTGGGTCAGTACTCTCAATACCTACTACATCAAAcatatttcataactttttcaATTTGGACAGAATGTCATCATTACGGAACAAAGCTAATAATGTTTGTTAAGCTATTCATTAAACGATTTCTAGAATTAAATCAGCGTTGCTAGATTGAAGAATGATATAAATTATGCGATTTCTACTACTGAGGAAGAGTCTTTATAGGTAAACTCCCTTTTACAACAGGGAGTTTGTTAAGAACCTAGATGTGTAATAGCTATAATATACTCAATTAAGTGTCAACGAGCTATGCAAGCTCTTCTAAGGAAGGCTCTTGTGTTGTTGTAGCGCGGGTGCCGCACGTCGGGCTGGGCGGGCGGCGGGCAGTCGCAGTGCCTGGCGGCGTGCTGGCGCGACACGGCGGCGGCGCTGTGCGGCTGCGTGCCCTTCACGCTGCACGCCGCCGCCGACACGCGCCGCGTGTGCTCGCTGCGGGACCTCACGTGTCTTAACAAACATCGAGGTAAGTTATTACACTACTGGGATCCGAGATCTTCCAACAAGGGACCAGCCGTAGTCCATTGTGCTATCCATCAGCCAAACACGATTTGGAACataaaaaatgtctataaatatGCGGTTCATGTGGACTAACAAAGTTGATGTGCAGATTTATAACCTAGTTCCTCTTATACAAGTCAAATTTTtgatacaattaaaaaaactagtttcaaaTCGTTTCTGATGAAATGTCGTACCTTCTTAGCCTATAATATAccttttttctttatatgaaAATAGATTATGATGATAGATATATGAAGATAGATCAACTTTCATAGTAATCACACCATGTATTGTAAACTTTCAGAGAAGTTCCTGTACCAGTACCCAGTGCAGTCGGTAGCGCCGGTGCTGCGGCAGGAGCTGCAGGACGGGCTGTCGTGCACGTGCCGCGTGTCGTGTCGCCGCCAGCTCTACTCCGCCGAGTTCTCCTACTCCAAGTACAGCTTCAAGCCCAGGATCTTCCGCAACTTTCTCACGTGAGTGTCAACTATAGCTGTTCCAGTATATTTATGTTAGAATCAGGATTTAGGAATTGCTGAACTGTTTAGTGTGCCAGTAACGTTTTCAAGAAACCTCATTCGATATTTCGCATGTTGCTTCGAATAATCTAGGTTATACCCCTATGCTGGTTACGAGTCTCTCGACTACACTTAAGTGGTATGAAGCCTCGAGTCCATTGCATAAAGTAGTCTACATTACGTACGAGACTGCCTTGATGCCGGCAGCAGTTTTCAAAAGCAATCTCAACTCGGTAGTCGAAGGGTCGGTAGTCTTGGCGTGTagactttttaaaataactgttgttttagtacatttacaagataattataatattatgtggttGCAGTGAGGGCCTAGCGCTGATCAACTCATCCACAGTCCGCATGTACTACAACGCTGAACATCATGAGCGATACACGCTGGAAGCTAATGTGCGCTGGCATGAAGTCCTGGGTATGtaccttttattatttattaacgcGGACTTAAATGGAAAATTCTGTTAAAACTTACACGTAGTTACAAGAAATACTTAATCTTAGCGCCTTGAGTAAAATTCATTGCAAGTATTTACCTCTACACATCTAAAGCAATGCCACACACCAGGTTTGACATTccacatttaattttatgagaTCAATCGATGTTGTTCAAATAACCTCTTGCTaactaaagttattaaaataacatttataaattcattaCGTATCATAAAAAAGGATTTCACTAAAAAAAAGACTAAGCGCTCTTTAAATTCGCCAACTTCAACCTGCTCGTTTAATCTTTCGACTGTTATCAACTGAGAATGAGAACTAAAAGTAGTAATTTCTTTTCTTTCAGCAAAAATCAGCACACAATGGATCCTAGTGGGCGGCATATCATTTGTAACAGTCGTAGAGCTGGTGTACCACTGCACCATACGATTCCTTCATCACTTCATCAGGCGCCTGAACCTTGCCAACAACGTATAACCAGCGACATCTATGTGAAGTTGTTAAAAACTACAACAGTTTCTTATACTCGTGTGTAGATGGCGTTAATGTCTGTAAAATTAGGTTaagtttgtgttttaaatgtttgttatggTTTATGTATTCgttgatttaaatgtttaatctgAATAGATAGAATAGTAATCTATCCTTAAATAGGAACCAAATAAAAactgcttttttaaaaagatatgCAAAAGCTGATTATGAGATATCTTAACATTGCCCGTACTGACTTAAAGTCAGGACAGGCAATGTTCCTTGAATTAAGATTGTTTCTAAACTTTAATTAGTCTCCactcaattaaaaataagattattatgcACTCCTATTTAAAACCCAAAGCCGTACAATGAGTATATCACCTTACACACGCATTTTCAAAAAAACCGTTGCCATAGAATTGAACCCTGGCTTGGACAGCAAAAGCTAACATTATTGTCTTAAAATAAACCTGAATCATGCGTGTCTAGTGTCTACTCGAACTAGTATAGAATTGTCGCGTGCTAGCCTTCAGTGCAGCTATCAGTGTCGATACATCAGCGAGACGCGGGCGTGGACGCCACGTGATAACACCGTCTACTGCCAATGTGATAGCAATATAGCCTGCTCTTGGGCTCTGGGGACAACTAACATGGCCATGTTAGATTTATCGTGAATTTTTTTGACACAtttcaaattgatttaattGCATTTGAACTTGTAGAGGTCTTGGTTTAgattcccgggtcgggtaaAGAGGTGCTATctcctattattattttaatatttgtcaatagtagACTGGGATTTAGTAACCTTGATAAGTAAGTCaataaagagaaataaaatgCATCACTTCCCTTCTAGTGTGTAGTGTGTAAGTGAAGAGCGGCaacgaatttattaaaaaatcgcACTGGGTAAGTTGACTGAAACTTAGTCAGAATAAACCGGCCATTATAGTAGAGTAAGTATTTGATAACCTTCAAACTTGCATTAAATTTAGTGTATAGATTCTAGACTACGATTAATTAGAcaatagtaatttattgttcTTAATGTTTTGTTTCGATCAAGATAATTGAACAATGCACTGAGCGTAGACAGTCTTTGTAAGAATTTGTAGAGATTTCTAATCTGCTAACTTATAAATGCGGTAGCTTGGGACGAGAAGGACTTATATGAATGTGTTTGTGTTTGAAACgagtattgtattatttattaatctactATTATGGTTGAATAAATGGTTTTTAGTTGACACAAGAGTAAGAGATACAGTATAACGTAACCCAATACTGTTCCTTTGACAATAGTCTCCCTTCCTTCCTGGAATAAAATCTTGGGCTCAACATGCCGCAACGCCAAATGCGAGTTTGAGAAATTTGCGTTTCTTTAACTGATTGTATTATGTTTGTTAGAAATTCGCGGAGACAAGGTagtaaaccaaataaaaaaaaacaatttaacaccgttattaaaacaaaatcaataaaagaactagtataacaataaaataagaacaaagATCGCAACGATCTCGCTAAGAATTTAGCGTCGCAATAAAAATTCTTCTCAAGCTGACCTTGTGAGATGAAACCTTCTGTTATATAACACATATATCATATCTAGAGAATACTTCAAGATCTGTGTCAAGGAACCTCGCTGAGGTCAACAAACTGCCGAATGTTTGAACTTCTGACATTACATCAGTTTATCGCGTACAATGATCCATTGATATTCAAACTAATTACCCCGTGTAAAAAGTtgcaaattaaaacaaagcttATGATTTGGTATCGAAACTAGTTTACAGTTTAGCTGTGAATGtaggtgtaataaataaataaactttcgcatttatcatattagtagGTATCTATTTGTTGAATAAACAACAACAACGGTGTCCTTCCTTTCCGTCACCCGCAGTCCTTGGCTTGATCGCCTGTTTGTATTTTTCGAATTCTACGCAGCGGCTTATTGCTATAAAGGTAGACATACGAAGTTAATTGACTGGTTCATTCACTCTCCCCCTCACTCTTCCCTGCTATGCATCCCTTATAGTACTGGGGCCAGCCTTCctaatctttctcctccacttcgctctatcctCGACATCGTCTGCGGAAACTTCACACTCTATTGCAATACAGTTTCCTATCTACCAGTTTCTTGTGGGAActtcacaaattttaatgtcgCCATACACTTCTGAATTTGTGTATTCATGTGAATCATAAGAACAGCATTACTTAGTATaatgacatttatattatatcatgCTTAATGTGGATGATTTTGCAATGTTTACCTTTTGTTGAATAACTTAAAACTAAAGGTTATAGTTCTACTGCGTAGAGACTTGTATATTGAATTAGATGATGTATTATAATTCTGTTATTTGCTTTTCAAATCAGCGACGGACTTAAAGTGGGCATACGCTCTTCACGTAAGTGTTCTAGATGTCAAAACCTACATATCACACTTAAGATTTGAGCTTgttgaagttaataaatatgtatgaggaaaggtatgtttttgttaaagacattttgtttttcttttaatgaaTGCAATCTTTTTGACCCTAGAGATATCTTGACCAGGATAATGGCGACGTAGATCATAGGAGagatacagaaataaaaatatcctgtAGTTTGTTGAGCCCTGTTTTGTCTTCAACCCTTATTGCATTAATGTCTTCAttcttttaaacttaatatcCAAGTGCATATGTGctattaagaattttattagTCCGTCGTCCAGCCTGTGCGGGAATTTAATAAATTGCACTATGCGCTACCTTCTGAATACTAAAGTATTAGGAAGAAGGAATAGTGtgtgtttcataaaaatatggaacctaggtaggtatattattacattGCATCACTTTTACCGGTCCTTTACGATACCTATTGAAATATGTAGATACAAAAGAAAGATTCAGTCGTGACAAACCGGATAAAGAAAGCATCAAATCCCAGACCCCGTGATGTGCAGCCGTATTTCTTTGTTGAATCTTTAATTCGTGTATGGTATATGACATTCTTATTGACGGTTCGTTCCACGGTGTTCGACGATGCAACGCAATGCGATCTCTATGAAAGTAGGTAAAGGTTATGAGTTTTgaattcattataataacttaCTTTTTCAAAACGAGTTTAAAAGCATATTACAAAATACCACCACCTTGATAAATATTCGGAAAATGTGAAGAATTtgacttatttaataaatttatcattACACAATAAATTCTTTCTGCAAAAAGAAACACATTTTACGCAAACATCTAGAATACCTAAAGATTAAACAACCCTTAGGTTACACACTGGTGAGTAGTAAATAaatttcgaaaggcacgttttTCCTTTAAAAGAGTACTTTATTCGACGAATTAATTTACCATTTTGGCAAATTCTTTATCTGTAAAATCAATGAGGTTAGAGAAATAACTTCTACTTAAAATATGCACATAGGTAGAATACTGCGTATGAATGTAAAGTCAAATCAATAAATCAGAAGTGCACAATTTTTCCCGTTACAGCATCCGTGCGGTCGGTCCATCATCTCGATAAGAGCCACAACTCATAGCTCACAGTACTGGCACATAAatcatgtatgtttgtatgtacactGATATATAACTTGTATTTACATAGGTACGTTGTACTATGAAGACTGATATCACTGTAGGTACAAGCAAAGGCGCCGACCGACTGGATAATTTAAacgttatattttctttttatatctacaatcataattatatttcaaccAATTAGCAtagaattgtaattaattttgtatcgttaaaactttttattataagattgGAGAATACTGCAGTACCTTTTGAATTTACTACGAATGGTCGCAGCTGgggaattaattttaaataccacctatgagtaaaatatttacaataggaataaaaacaaatatagcGTTGcacattatatatatttaacttaacGAAAGCCGCTATTTACAAGTTACCTAAATTAAATaccccaaaaataataatataatttacacacTAGCTAACTATGTGGATCAAAACACACGTTACCAATTTAATTTCTCATATTGTCCAATTCCCATATTGTAATCATTTTACGAAAAGTCGAATATGGGCATTTTAAATACTGAATGACATCGATTGGAACTCGAATTAAATCTGATACATGGtagtatgtaaaaaaaaaagaaaatccaaAGGTTTTATTTCGAGTTCCAATAGGTATAGTTCTGCCAACTTGCATTTGGCAGTGCATGTTAAAAGCCTGGGAACTTCAAAGCTCGAAGATAATTAGTGAACGTGTGCCAGAAAGTAGTTAGTGTGTAGTGTTCGTGTGTCAGTTATGAAACAAGTTGTTTGTCGAGGGCTACGGGGTCGTTGGGGATCTCTTCTACCGCTGGTATTGGTTCTCCTGGAGCTGGTGATGCTAGTGGCTCGCCTATGATTGCTGGAATCACCTGGGGAGGACAGCGTTTGTTAGAAGGTCTGGTGATAATGATTTGAGGGAGTATTTTGTCATTtcagttgttgttgttgtaatAAATGGATTGTTAAAGATTTCCGTTTATGTGTACCGGTTTTATCTAAGGCGTTTTGGTCTACCTCTTCATTAGTTAACCCTGTCTGATCATGTCATGTCATGATCTGTCATCCTAATAAAGTAAGAGGTTACTGAATAGCCCGTCTTTAATACCAAATACTTACCTTAATTTACAATAATCTAAACATTCAACCCAAAAAACTAGAATCACAAATTAAGTGAAAAACGCACCTACTTCGCATTAATTACCTGTTGTCCAAGCATGACGAGGATCTGGGCGACTTTCTTGATGGTCTCGAGGTCTGGCGGGCCGGGGAGCTGCAGCCGAGAGTCCTGCGTCAGACGTGATGGGTGAGCCGCGAGACGCGAGGTCAGGTCTGATACCAGGGTTAAGGGGAGACCTTCTGGTTGGTACGCCTGTGGAGAAAAAGAGTATTGGTTTTGGAATAAGtagcaaaaaaatgtaaacgagcgggtatattatgtttttctataaaattttgcGGAGCCTGTGTACAGGTGTTCCTAGCTTTCAAAGAAAATCGATCAGTAAGTTTAATGAACCTTTGGCACAGACTCCAGATATTTCCGGCCGTTAACATGAAGGGTTAAAACAGTCGTGTTTGTCAAAGAGGTAAActtaagtaatttgtttttttttccataaATATTGTCCACAAGCCAAAATTATTAACATAGAGGGCCataatgtagaaaaaaaatcttaaggtCTTCTAGCTAAGCGATATACACCGAGAGGCAATGAATCCCGATGTAAGCAGTAACTATTGCGTACCACGGGGTTGCCCCAAGCTTGTCCCACAACTAGCCCGGCGATGAGCCAACAGAGCACTGTCCTAGACACCATGGCGACTGCACTGACTCCATGCACTGTCCTCACATCGTCTTATACCCATCCTCCATCGTAACCCTGCACACAATGGAATACTACTCAAATTGTACAATTGCACCTGATTGTCGCAAATTGTTCGGTTTTTCTAAcagtttatgttatttatatgataAGCGAAGGGTATGTTAATTTGATTGAGTTCAGCAATTTTCAGTTTTGTACCTTAAGTTAACGGGTTTTTCCACAAATGCTCTAAAACTCTAAGTTAGTAACATATTCCCTTCTCTAAATAGTTAAACTTTAGTAGGTAAATCAAATCAACGAAATTTCGCAATAAAGCTATGctatcccaactagcacacaagcgctataacaagctgcacaatggccggttaaaggatttttataacgccttaggctccttagtaagaagtatagtggttctataagcggctacagatctcttgtagcgtcaaataggcccatactgtccagcttatagctcgacattgggtctacagtggtcgtaaatagtaattataatagtaagtagtatagtagttatacaggagcgctaaaataagatgaaggtggtataatcgcgctacaagagctttttcgcagcttcgtggcgcttaccagctgttgtacagaggtgtttagcgccacgagcgttcgaaaaagctcttgcagcgcgattataccacctttaccttattttagcgctactgtgtaacggttataaatgctaacgctctaaattagtaatatggtcggtttattatggtgtaaactaaatatatttttttaaaatgaatcatcagtgacaaatgaggagacattttatttttacggattggattattaaaataacaagtagtctatcgcttttatttctttgtgtacgtgatatgaaagtgcgagttccagtttgctgtcaatatatatgtatattatcgtcaatattttcatgcgccctcaaaatattcagttttaaatgcaaaaattatatagatatgtggatttggaaattgtattttgaacataaataagactttgagggttacagataatttaattagggttataggtaataaaaaatgattttaattatgttaacgttaccaggctatagatttatatgatcttcaaaagatcgtaataacctcaaaaaatatgtttaccaaatgctataatggcgtctcgatcaagcagctctcagagttggttacatctgctctagcgccttaagctgtacaaaggctctagtatttgctgttgtagacctcaaggttctgcagttgtggcataggagtgcttcaatataattgttttggtcgcacaccagcattttactcgtacttttaggggtcagtcgttgaatattaaaatagtttgaaaatcatttttttttatttgttttatttattttatttattttatttattttatttattttatttattttatttattttatttattttatttattttatttattttatttattttatttattttatttattttatttattttatttattttatttattttatttattttatttattttatttattttatttattttatttattttattctttaaaaacagttgacagactgaaccaccactgcacctatgtaaatatattatgataataattttaagctttagtataaaggtatattactcggttatagcgctttaggtgcttaacataattctgtaatccccatggctgtaaaaatgtttcgaatgataccttatacatctatttgccgtacagaagccatataaatatctgataaaacgatgcaactcttttatagatgagtaatacactagccctaaaaaaatctgttatagaacctaaggcattacaaaaagcttatttacgctcttgagcgctataagcgcaacgcataactccgtttaaactcctttatctcctaaagtccccttatacagttaacggtgttatagaagattccattaactcagttatacttccctaggctgtctagcgatgcaattacatgctcttatatcactataagtcattagtttcctactaaacggctactgtcccgcctagctgttaaagggttttttaaatagctagtatacaacttatagagaattgtacagcatttgaacgactcttatgcaactatcaggctgtataacgactgtataagcagcttgtgtgctagttgggatgcCTCCACCATGAGAGATCTTGACCAAACCACATTGGCCTCCAGTCTGCCCTACAAGtttacttaataaaacattaaaattcctCACAAAACACACAATCGCAAAACACTGGGACCTTCCATTCACAATAACATCAATGGATTAGCGTCGGCTTATAACGGTACGAGTCACGAACACATCTCACTGAGTATTATAAAGCAATTGAGCTATGTTTGTTGGCGATCCTTTAAATGTCAGTGtcttattattttagattagaTCCTtgtgatttttatcaaaatattttctcataagGTTTAGTAAGTTTCTGAAGCTCTGAGCTAAATATGATTACCTATATTGCATATTGTTTCCCGTTGAGTGACCCGATACATGAATTCGAACACGAGTGGCATGGAACAGAAATTTCTGGCGTTAATAGAAAAAGTCTTATGCCTTGAAGTGACTGAAATGCTATCATAATTGTCGAATTAAATGACAATaagattacaaaaaaaacaaccaTTTTGAAAACTTTCTGAAGAGAAAACTAACGtcaacgtaaaaaaaaatttcaaatcaaCAAACAGTCAGACAAACCGTTACAATTATAACTAGTATTTCTATTGTAGGCAATAACTTCATAGGCTATACAGCATGGCGGTCAAGAGCCGCTCGTTTCCTTGAACAACCGATCATCAAATATATCGTGAACCTTTTAATTGCACACCACTACCGCCGAAAGGTTACACATTAGAATAACATGGTATTAGCATACGGTTATATTGTGTGTGGAGATCAAGCTTTGCAACAATTCGCAACATTAAAGATACCGCAAAACGAAACGGGAAATtttgtgaaaacatttttacttggtaaaaatatttatattttaacatacaaGTGGTTGATTGAGGAATAAATCTTAAAACGGTTTATCTTTCTCTATGAGAActaattttagtatttagttGACCCTCTGGCCTTTTCTgagtaataaatgaaatttagaGTAAAAAATACAAGGAAGGTAGATATAATTCAAGCAAGAATTACGTGACTTTCGTCCTAATTTGTAtaatctttatacaaaaatttacCAACTATTATagaattttatcttatttttttctaagctTGTTCTCGGTATAAAATTAGTAAACTATGCCTAAGGTTGTATAAAATATCGTGTATGATATAACAGGTTGTGCGCCGGAAGTAGGCTGTATTCAACGGAAGTGGCAATGACGTTGGATGATGCCAAGAGCACGACATTACACCGTAACGGGGACGTGACGATATTATAGACCTActtgtttatcaaaatattgttgaaaa
Above is a window of Anticarsia gemmatalis isolate Benzon Research Colony breed Stoneville strain chromosome 19, ilAntGemm2 primary, whole genome shotgun sequence DNA encoding:
- the LOC142981164 gene encoding uncharacterized protein LOC142981164, translating into MVSRTVLCWLIAGLVVGQAWGNPVAYQPEGLPLTLVSDLTSRLAAHPSRLTQDSRLQLPGPPDLETIKKVAQILVMLGQQVIPAIIGEPLASPAPGEPIPAVEEIPNDPVALDKQLVS
- the LOC142981344 gene encoding sodium channel protein Nach-like yields the protein MWAHPPLKLKFDKFLQDADPYFNVTDIMFKFSPPCTSVIERCSWRGRLVPCETLFATRVTPLGFCCVFNSRYYPEDAHNEPYVLDLIGQNYGLGIVVTENRDNFKYVRRNSLGAEMLVFEGSEYPLLQGGDVRLYPLPRNYSMFVNVRAVTQQYNPDVLTFSEEWRGCRTSGWAGGGQSQCLAACWRDTAAALCGCVPFTLHAAADTRRVCSLRDLTCLNKHREKFLYQYPVQSVAPVLRQELQDGLSCTCRVSCRRQLYSAEFSYSKYSFKPRIFRNFLTEGLALINSSTVRMYYNAEHHERYTLEANVRWHEVLAKISTQWILVGGISFVTVVELVYHCTIRFLHHFIRRLNLANNV